The following coding sequences lie in one Metopolophium dirhodum isolate CAU chromosome 5, ASM1992520v1, whole genome shotgun sequence genomic window:
- the LOC132944801 gene encoding methionine adenosyltransferase 2 subunit beta-like translates to MKLFLTGASGLLGRSIYERFLNEPDWTVCGISFKRTSPGLTKLNLLDKDAVTNLLNTVCPDVIVHCAAERFPDKVESDPQAAYDLNVGVSAHLADVANNLNVPLLYISTDYVFNGDESPYKETDEPSPINEYGRLKLLGEKAVLAANLNNIILRIPVLYGPVESLEESAITYLLIGLRKCQNNNELFKVSNYELRNPSSVDDIAHIVFNLVGKKIASASNDISGIYQWCGKEMYTKYDMVAKMAKIFDMSMEQVVPVNGQGGVKRPFNTLLDVSRINQLGIGAHTNFEDGIKTVLASWNVK, encoded by the exons ATGAAACTCTTTTTAACCGGTGCGTCGGGCTTATTGGGAAGGTCTATATACGAACGTTTTCTGAACGAACCGGATTGGACTGTGTGCGGTATCTCGTTCAAAAG GACCAGCCCAGGGCTGACAAAATTGAACCTGCTCGATAAAGACGCAGTTACTAATCTCCTTAATACAGTTTGCCCTGACGTTATTGTTCACTGTGCTGCTGAACGGTTTCCAGATAAAGTAGAAAGTGATCCTCAGGCTGCTTATGATCTGAATGTTGGAGTATCAGCTCATTTAGCTGATGTAGCAA ATAATCTCAATGTGCCGTTGTTGTATATCAGTACAGATTATGTGTTTAATGGAGATGAAAGTCCTTATAAAGAAACTGACGAACCTTCGCCTATTAATGAATATGGAAGGTTGAAGTTGCTTGGTGAAAAAGCAGTCCTTGCTGCTAATCTAA ataatatcATTCTCCGTATTCCAGTACTATATGGACCTGTTGAAAGTTTAGAAGAAAGTGcaattacttatttgttaattGGATTAAGAAAGTGTCAaaacaataatgaattatttaaagtcTCTAATTATGAACTTCGTAATCCATCAAGTGTTGATGATATAGCACACATTGTGTTTAATTTAGTGGGGAAAAAAATAGCATCAGCT AGTAATGACATCAGTGGTATTTATCAGTGGTGTGGAAAAGAAATGTATACAAAGTATGATATGGTGGCTAAAATGGCTAAGATTTTTGACATGAGTATGGAACAAGTAGTTCCAGTAAATGGACAAGGTGGAGTGAAACGTCCATTTAATACTCTATTAGATGTTTCACGCATAAATCAGTTAGGAATTGGAGCACATACTAATTTTGAAGATGGAATAAAAACTGTATTAGCCAGTTGGAATGTTAAGTAG